The Verrucomicrobiota bacterium genomic sequence CATTAATTGACTGTGTGCCAGATGAAATTCAAAGAGTCGTGCTAAATCTCATTACCAATGCGGTACATGCCGTCAAGCACGCAGAGCCTTTGCATGACAAGGGATGGAAAGGAACCATAGCTATCCGCAGCAGGTATTTGGGTAATAATGTCGAGATGAGAATACGCGACACAGGCGCTGGAATACCCGAACAGCACTGCCCCAGAATTTTTGAACCCTTTTTTACAACTAAAGGGGTGGGAGAGGGAACTGGTCAAGGTCTGGCTATGTCTAGAACCATTGTGCTAGACCGGCATGAAGGCTCGCTAGATTTTGAAACCGAGGAGGGCAAGGGCACTATTTTCATCATGACACTACCTGTTGGCATACAAAAGGAAATGGCGAGGAACCAGCGTTCTCCTAAAACTCTCCTTGCTAATCATGTTGAGGGAGAGAGATGACCGATAAAATTCTGTATGTCGATGATGATCCAAAGATTCTAGCAGCCTATCAAAGAAACTTTCGAGATCGTTATCAGTTCGATACCGCTCCTAACGGAATAGAGGCATTATCTGCCATTAAAGAAAAAGGGCCATATGCCGTGGTCGTTGCAGATATGAAAATGCCAGAAATGTCTGGCTTAGACTTGTTAATTACCCTCCATAAAGAGCATAGCGATACTTCACGAATCATGCTTACAGGTAATACCGACCAATCTACAGCCATAAACGCTGTTAATAGGGGGCATGTTTACCAATTTCTAACTAAACCATGTCCGAACGAAATGCTTGCTATGGCCTTAGATAGCGGGATCAAACAATACCGCCTCATATCGGCAGAGCGCGAGCTTTTAGAGAAAACATTGAAAGGTTCCGTCAAAGTGCTGACGGATATTCTTTGCATGCTTCAGCCGCCTTCCTTCGGGCATTCGCAAAAACTAAGAGATTATGTTCGAACTTTTGCTAGAGAACTCGGACTGCAAGATACCTGGAAGCTCGAAGTAGCATCTATGTTGAGCTCGATTGGCTACATGGCAATACCACCAGATGTCATCGAACGCTATGTTGATGGAGAGCCACTAGCCCCGTCGGAGAAAGATATGATCCGGCGCATGCCAGAATTGGGTGCAAACCTTCTCCAAAATATTCCACGACTTGATGAGATTGCTCATATCATTCTGTATCAAAACAAGTTATTCGATGGAACTGGCTTTCCCGAAGATGGTGTATCAGGTAAGGATATTCCTTTAGGCGCAAGAATTATAAAATTGCTACAAGATATTATTCAGGTGGAAACCATGGAATCTATGGACATGACTCGACCAAAAGCATTAGACTATATTAAAGCTCGAGAGGGTTGGTATGATCCAGCTTTACTTGAGCGCACTAACTCTTGGCTAGAAAGATACTTAAAAGAAGCACCAAGGGCAGAGGTCATCATTGAGAACCTAAAGCCTGGATATGTTCTACTCGATGATTTGCAAACCTTGGAAGGCCTTAAGCTAGTCGGAGCAGGCCATACGCTTACACCTGTCGTCTTGCAGAGAGTGCGCAATTTTGCCCAACTCAACCAGATTCGTGAACCTATTATCATTGAGGAGACTTCCATCGAAGAAGAATATGACCAGGCCCTTTAAACCAGCTGGTGTCATAGAAGTTGAACGAGATGCGTAAAAGCTTGCACCACTAAAAAAGAGCGTCGACGAAGATGTATCAATCGCTTCGTCAGAGCTTAGACCTTACAGGTCAGGGAAGGCGAAGCGATCAAGCATGCGGAGTACTCATCCAGATAGCAGTGGGACATGGGTCCTAGAAAGGTGGTACCTCTAGCAGACCCTAGGGACATCATACGGGTTTAATGCTTGCTATTCTAAGCATGCATAATAGTGTGCGTCTTAGTTATTTACTGGCCAATTATACCCTATGATACACCGACTTATATCCGTATTCGCAATACTCCCCTGGCTTACCTGCTCAACTGATGCAAATACAGTTGACTGGTTAAACTGGCGAGGTCCTTATTACACAGGCGTATCCAAAGGCAGTGGAATACCTTTGAACAAGGAGTTAACATGGAGAACCCTTTTACCGGGACCTGGCTTATCCACACCGGTAGTTATTAAGGATAAAGTTTTTCTTACTTCATTAAGCGACAGTGGGAAGAAAACTTTAGCCATGGGACTAGACCTCAAAGATGGGAAAAAACTTTGGGAATACAGACTCGGGAGCGGTAAAGAGTATATGAGGAAATCTATCACCGCAGCGCCCTCACCGGTTTCTGATGGTCAGAATATTTATTTTCTAACTGCTACAGGAAATCTAGCTGCATTAGACCAGGATGGAAAGTTGATATGGAAGAGAGATCTTTCCAAAGACTACGGAAAGTTCATAGATAACTTCGGCTATGCTTCAAGCCCAATTCTGCAAGATAATAAACTCATCATAGCTCTTTTGCGGGAAGTGAAACATGGAAAATCATTCCTCTTAGCCTTAGACCCTAAGGAAGGTAAAACCCTGTGGGAAATCGATCGACCTACAGAAGCTATAAAGGAGAGCCCTCGCTCCTACAGCACTCCACTGCCAATGAAATATCAGAACAATGATGGCATCCTCCTAGCTGGGGGTGACTGCCTTACTTGGCACTCTCTTGAAAACGGCAAAGAGGGGTGGAGGCAGATGATTACTTTGAAAAAGTATGGCAACTGGAGACAAGTCGCGACTCCCTGTGTACAAGATGACACCATTTTTTACCCTCTTCCAAGAGGCCAAGTGCTCCGGGCTTATCAAGTAGCTTCAGACGGTGGAGCTATTAGGGAGCTGTGGGAGTATAAAGGAGCTATCCCAGATGCCTGCACGCCTATCGTACACAACAACATACTTTATGTGTTAGATGGTCGAAGTAAGGTGCTCACTTGTTTCAACGCCAGTAACGGCAAGGTTATATGGCAGGACGAATTAGAAACGGAAGCGTATTTATATGCTTCACCCATCATGGCAGATGGTAAAATTGTTTGTATCACTGAAATCGGTGAAGTCTTTGTATACGAAGCAAAACAGACAAAGAAGCGTTTGGCTCATTATAATCTTGAGGAAGAAGACTTCTTTGCTACTCCAGTAGTCCTAGAAAAGGGTATGCTAGTTCGCTCTAAAGAAGCCCTTCTTTATCTAGCAGCCAAGTAACCTTATAAAGCCGAACTGCCATAGGTTTTAATTCCTTGAGACTTTTTTCACAGCTTCTTAGCAAAGGGTTGCATTTATTCCGTTCTGCAACTTTACTAGAAGACTCGAAGATTCTCCGGAGTTCTTGGATATGTTGAAAATTCGCCCGACAGGGGATATAAATAATTCGGTAAGTAGCTTTATGCCCAGAGCACAGGTTGAGTTAAAACTTATTCAAGACACAGTCGCGATTATTCTCTCGGGACTAGGATTATTATTGATTCTGGCACTTGTATCCTATGACCGCTCAGATATAGGTTTTTTCACCTCCCCCGCTAACGACCCCAAGGTCAACTTTATCGGACCTGTTGGCGCCTACGTGGCTGCTGGACTCTTTCTTTCTATAGGATTGGCTGCATATCTAGTGCCCTTCATCATGATCCTTGCCGGCATTGCTCTAGTTCTTGGCGCTCAGATAGATTATCGGTTCAAAGCCATCTGGCTCGCTATTATGATTATTAGTGGCGCGGCTTTAATTCAATTTGCTGAACCCCTGTTGGGAGGAATGATTGAGGATGTCCCTCCTGGAGGCGCCTTAGGCTGGCTTATTACCGATAGACTTCTCTCCCAAGCACTTGGCACAGTTGGAGCAGCAATTTTATTATCAACCATCTACGCTAGTAGTTTGATTTTACTTTTTGAAATTAAACCCATTAAAGTCGCCATCTCTATATGGGAGTTATCCTTTGCTTGGTATAAGGAGCGAGAGCGAATCAGAATAGAGTCTGCTGACCCCATAGAGCGTATCGAAATAGAGCGCAAAAAATTGGCTAAGCAAGAAAAGAAACTTCGCAAAAAATTGGAAAAGGAAGGCCTAAAGGCCCTAAAACCTCATGATATTTCCGAGGAAGAAGACGCCTATACAGAGTCTAAACTTCGTAAAAAAGATCCCCAAAAATCTATCTCTGCTTCCAAATCCTTAGACAATAAGAAGTCTGAGTCTACTCGCACAGAGTCTACCAGCTCAACAATAGACCCGATACCCGAAGTTACCTTAAAGACTTATGACGACTACAAGGTGCCGTCCCTCGACATACTAACTCCTAAACAGCGAGACCAAAACGCGGGTAAAGATAGCGATGAAATGACTAACAACTTGGACATCCTTGTTCATACTTTAAAACAGTTTGGGATTGAGGTTGAGCCAGGCAATATCACCAAGGGTGCTACCATCACTCGCTATGAAGTTTACCCTGCTCCAGGCATTCGGGTTGAAAGAATTTCCAGTTTGTCCAAGAATTTATCCCGCGCGCTTAAAGCCGAACGAATCAATATACTAGCACCTATCCCAGGCAAGGATACTGTTGGCATTGAAGTAGGAAACTCGAAAAAACTCATGATTGTGCTACGTGAGTTATTTGAATCAGAATTATGGAAAACAACCCGTGCCAAGCTACCTATTGCATTAGGTAAGGATGTTTATGGACAAGTGATCGTGGCGGACCTAGCAGATATGCCTCACCTACTCATTGCAGGGAGCACAGGATCTGGGAAGTCTGTTTGTGTTAATACCATTCTCATGAGTTTAGTCTACCGCTTCAGCCCTGAGGACCTTAGGCTTATTCTTGTTGATCCTAAAGTCGTTGAACTGCAGGTTTATAATCGCTTGCCCCACCTGGTTGTTCCTGTTGTAACAGAGCCAAAGAAGGTGCTAGTCGCCTTGCGCTGGGTAATCAATGAAATGGAAAAGCGCTATCGGACTATGGCACAAGCGGGTGTTAGAAACGTTTCTGCTTACAATAAACTTGCTAAACGCCGCAAGAAGGAAAGTGAAACTGAAATCTCTGCCAGTTCTAATTCTGCAGATAACCTAGCGAGTTCTGAAGAAGGCGGCGAATTACTAAGCATGACAGATATTTCAGCTAATACCGAGGAGCAACCCGAGCATATGCCCTATATCGTCGTGATCATCGATGAGCTTGCAGATTTAATGCAAACGAGTTCTGCGGATGTTGAATTAGCTATTGCCAGACTCTCCGCTAAAGCGAGGGCTGCTGGCATACATCTTATCATCGCTACTCAAACACCCAGAGCCTCTGTAATTACAGGGGTTATCAAAACAAATGTCCCATGCCGAATTGCTTTTCAAGTGCCAAGTGCCCTCGATTCTCGAGTCATACTAGATGAAAACGGCGCTGAAAACTTGCTTGGTAAGGGCGATATGCTTTACTTACCACCTGGCTCTTCAAAAGTGGTGCGAGCGCAGGGAGCTTTTGTTTCAGAAGAAGAAGTGAAGGATGTAGTAGAATTTGTAGGTAATGATTCAGAGCAGATTTTTAATGAAGAAATTCACGAAAAACTAAGGAAAGATGTTCCCGAACAAGAGGAGCGTTCTCCCCAGGACGAGGCTCTTATTGAGCGATGCCTAGAAGTCATACGCCAAGAAAAACGAGCATCCACTTCTTTGCTTCAAAGACGTTTACGGATTGGATACAACAAAGCATCTTGGGTCATGGACCAACTGGAAATACAAGGAGTCGTAGGACCTCGCGAGGGGGCCCGTGATAGAGAAATCTTAATGGATCTTGATACTTAAGAACGTCATGAGTCGGGAAATGGATAATGGAAATGTAGGATCGCGGTTACA encodes the following:
- a CDS encoding HD domain-containing phosphohydrolase, with the protein product MTDKILYVDDDPKILAAYQRNFRDRYQFDTAPNGIEALSAIKEKGPYAVVVADMKMPEMSGLDLLITLHKEHSDTSRIMLTGNTDQSTAINAVNRGHVYQFLTKPCPNEMLAMALDSGIKQYRLISAERELLEKTLKGSVKVLTDILCMLQPPSFGHSQKLRDYVRTFARELGLQDTWKLEVASMLSSIGYMAIPPDVIERYVDGEPLAPSEKDMIRRMPELGANLLQNIPRLDEIAHIILYQNKLFDGTGFPEDGVSGKDIPLGARIIKLLQDIIQVETMESMDMTRPKALDYIKAREGWYDPALLERTNSWLERYLKEAPRAEVIIENLKPGYVLLDDLQTLEGLKLVGAGHTLTPVVLQRVRNFAQLNQIREPIIIEETSIEEEYDQAL
- a CDS encoding DNA translocase FtsK; protein product: MLKIRPTGDINNSVSSFMPRAQVELKLIQDTVAIILSGLGLLLILALVSYDRSDIGFFTSPANDPKVNFIGPVGAYVAAGLFLSIGLAAYLVPFIMILAGIALVLGAQIDYRFKAIWLAIMIISGAALIQFAEPLLGGMIEDVPPGGALGWLITDRLLSQALGTVGAAILLSTIYASSLILLFEIKPIKVAISIWELSFAWYKERERIRIESADPIERIEIERKKLAKQEKKLRKKLEKEGLKALKPHDISEEEDAYTESKLRKKDPQKSISASKSLDNKKSESTRTESTSSTIDPIPEVTLKTYDDYKVPSLDILTPKQRDQNAGKDSDEMTNNLDILVHTLKQFGIEVEPGNITKGATITRYEVYPAPGIRVERISSLSKNLSRALKAERINILAPIPGKDTVGIEVGNSKKLMIVLRELFESELWKTTRAKLPIALGKDVYGQVIVADLADMPHLLIAGSTGSGKSVCVNTILMSLVYRFSPEDLRLILVDPKVVELQVYNRLPHLVVPVVTEPKKVLVALRWVINEMEKRYRTMAQAGVRNVSAYNKLAKRRKKESETEISASSNSADNLASSEEGGELLSMTDISANTEEQPEHMPYIVVIIDELADLMQTSSADVELAIARLSAKARAAGIHLIIATQTPRASVITGVIKTNVPCRIAFQVPSALDSRVILDENGAENLLGKGDMLYLPPGSSKVVRAQGAFVSEEEVKDVVEFVGNDSEQIFNEEIHEKLRKDVPEQEERSPQDEALIERCLEVIRQEKRASTSLLQRRLRIGYNKASWVMDQLEIQGVVGPREGARDREILMDLDT
- a CDS encoding PQQ-binding-like beta-propeller repeat protein; the protein is MIHRLISVFAILPWLTCSTDANTVDWLNWRGPYYTGVSKGSGIPLNKELTWRTLLPGPGLSTPVVIKDKVFLTSLSDSGKKTLAMGLDLKDGKKLWEYRLGSGKEYMRKSITAAPSPVSDGQNIYFLTATGNLAALDQDGKLIWKRDLSKDYGKFIDNFGYASSPILQDNKLIIALLREVKHGKSFLLALDPKEGKTLWEIDRPTEAIKESPRSYSTPLPMKYQNNDGILLAGGDCLTWHSLENGKEGWRQMITLKKYGNWRQVATPCVQDDTIFYPLPRGQVLRAYQVASDGGAIRELWEYKGAIPDACTPIVHNNILYVLDGRSKVLTCFNASNGKVIWQDELETEAYLYASPIMADGKIVCITEIGEVFVYEAKQTKKRLAHYNLEEEDFFATPVVLEKGMLVRSKEALLYLAAK